The Deinococcus detaillensis genome segment GAGACGCTGTGGCCAGCGGGCCGCCGGATCCAGATGGACGCCACACGTTTTACCCTCGCTGATGGTGTGTGTTGGGCGTATCTGGTGCAGGGCGTCAACACCCGCGCCGTCCTGCACATTCACGTGATTCGGAGTCTCTCCGCCCTGAGCGCGGTCACCGCGCTCAGGGCGGGTATCGCAATGCTCCGTGCTCAAGGGATCCATGACGAGATCCTGATCATGACCGATGGCGGCTCGGACTTCACGTCCGGCGTTTTTCAAGACGCTTGTCAAGCCCTCGGTGGCTGGGTACGGGCCAAGGTCTCTCAGCGGGGCGGGATGGGCATCCTGGAGCGCACCAACCGCACGCTGAAATATGAATTTGTCTTCCGAGAGGAGTTCCGCAAGATTCAGGAATTACGGGATGGAACCGACAGATTTTTGGGCTGGTACAACCGTATTCGGCTGCACTCCGCCTTAGGTTATGTCTGTCCCTGGGCTAAGCTGGTTGAGACGGCGAAGGCTCGCAACGCCGCTTGAAGGATTTCCTGGAGCATTACCGACGGCCTTGTGATCCCCATCGGGTCGGAATTCGAAACTGCTGACCGGAACCCCGTTTAAACCACGTCGAGGCAACCGACAACATCAGTGAGAACCCTGACTGATCCAGATATTTCAAGCTTAATTTGCCGTCCAGTACCCCCTTTTCAAGATGTCCAGAGACGCCCGATGCTGTTGTTCCACTTGAGGGTCAAGCGGCTTACCCGGCGCATACCGTGCCCGTTTCCAGCTGTAACCCAGTGCGGACAGGTGCTAACGAACCGTCTG includes the following:
- a CDS encoding integrase core domain-containing protein translates to MAKVELNPPLPRKSRKKAVPAAHETLWPAGRRIQMDATRFTLADGVCWAYLVQGVNTRAVLHIHVIRSLSALSAVTALRAGIAMLRAQGIHDEILIMTDGGSDFTSGVFQDACQALGGWVRAKVSQRGGMGILERTNRTLKYEFVFREEFRKIQELRDGTDRFLGWYNRIRLHSALGYVCPWAKLVETAKARNAA